Sequence from the Deinococcus sedimenti genome:
GCCCTCGGCGACAATCTCCATGGAGAGCGACTCGGCCAGAGTCACCACGCTGCGCAGTAGGGCTTCCCGCCGCGTGTCGCCTTCCAGGCCCCAGACGAATGATCGGTCCAACTTCAGTAGGTGAAAGTCCAGTGAGTGGAGGGTGGAGAGACTGGAATACCCGGTACCGAAATCATCCAGCGCAAGCCGAACACCCATCGCGCGGAGTTCTTCACACTGACGCCGGGTTCGCGCCACGTCGCGCATGACGGTACTTTCTGTAATTTCGAGTTGAAGCATCTCTGCGGGCAGGTGTGCTGCGCGCAGCGCCGCCCGCGTCACCTGCGCAAAATCGGCATGAAGGAACTGGAGGGGGCTGACATTCACCGAGACGCGAACGCGACGACCCGCGCTGCGCCACCATGCGGTCGCCTGACGGACCGCGGCGTTCAGTACCCATTCACCCAGCTTGAGAATCTGCCCGGTGTCCTCCGCCACCGCGATGAACTCTGCTGGGGAGACCACACCGAGCACGGGACTGTGCCAGCGAGCCAGTGCCTCAACCGCGACCAGGCGCCCCTCATTGAGGGTCTGAATAGGCTGGTACTGGAGGTGCAGCGCGTCGCGCTCCAGCGCGCTGCGTAGTTCCAGGCTGACCTGGTGGCGCCGTTCTCGCTGCTGAGCCAGCTCAACGTCGAAGAGGCTGAGGGTATTCCGGCCGCTGCCTTTCGCCCGGTACATGGCCAGGTCTGCACCACGCAGGAGATCCCGCACCGTGCGGCCGTCCGCGGGGGCCACGGTCACGCCAATACTGGCCGCCAAGTGAAGGTCATATCCGCTCACGGTGACCGGTTCACTCAGGTGCTGTAGGACGCGGTCGGCGAAGACAGCCGCCTCCTGTCTGCTCTGAACCGGGATCAGCATGCCGAACTCATCTCCACTGAGCCTCGCGGCCATACTCTGAGGTTGATCCCCGAGAAGTTGCGTCAATCGGGCCGCCACATGTTCGAGGACTTCATCACCCACCTGGTGGCCCATCACGTCATTCACGTCTTTGAAGTGATCGAGGTCCAGCAGCAGGACCGCCCAGAGGGAAGCTTCGCTGCTGCCGTCGAGGGCCGCCGTCAGGCGAGCCGCGAAGGACCGCCTGTTCGGAAGACCGGTCAATTCGTCACGGGCAGCTTGACGTTCCAGTTCCCGTTGGAGATTAATCTGGTGGGTCACGTCCTGAATGGACATAACTGCCTGCAGCGCCCCTCCCACGGGTGTAGGGAGTGGCGTGGCATGGACGGACCACCAGGTGACTGCCCCTCCGTTCTGGTGGCCCATAATGTCCCCGAAGATCCGTTCTCCCTGAAGCGCGCGGCTGGAGGGGAGACGTTCGGGCGAGATCGGGAGATGGTGCTGATCGACAAAGTCGAGTTCGGTCAGCGGCCGCCCAGTCTGATTGTCAGGCATCCGCAGCATCTGCCGAGCGTTGTCGTTCAGGAAAGTTACGTTGCCGTCCGGCTGGATCAGGACGACGCCCTCCTGTAGCGCTTCGATAATGGAGCGGGCGTGCGCTTCACGTTCAGACAGGTTCCGCAGGAGTTCGGCGCGCTCCAGGGCTGCCCCGAAGAGCCCGGCCACATCCTGCAGACGGGCAGGCCGCGGGTCAGCGACGTGAAGGTCGTCGAGAAGCGTTATCAGCAGCGCGGCGGTCCACTCGCTGCGGGTGGGCAGCACGAGCAGGTGGGTGCGCGGATGGTTGGGAAGGTCATGCAGCGTCCCGCGCGCCCGTAGGAGCAGGTCACGCTGCATCGGAACGGGGCTGATGGGTGGCGTCCCGAAGGAGGCCAGCATCACACAGTCCCTGGACGCAGCAGAGCACGTCAGGAGCGCGACGTGCGCAGCCTCCATCAGACCTGCCGTTTCCTGAATGATCCGGTTGGCCAGGGTCGCCGGTTGGGTGTCGTGGGCCAGCACTTCAATCAGGCGGTGCCGCTCCGCGAGCACCTGAGCGCGTTCCTGTTCTTCCGTCACGTCCTGGACCACGCCCATCAGCACGGGTCCGCCGTGCGCCGGGGACGGGAGCGGGATCACATTCGAAACGATTGCCCGGTACGCGCCGTCTGCCCGGCGGACGCGGGCGTGCAGGCGGAACGGTCCACCCTGGCGCTGCCCCTCGATCATCTGACGGTGCAGGTCAGGACGGTCTGCCGGGTGAATCGCATTCAGCCAGCCGTCACCCAGTGTCTGCTCGTCCGTCTGACCCGTGTACGCACTCCAGGTGGGCTGCGGCTCCGTGATCCAGAGGTCGGCATTGGATGTCCACGTGAACGCACTCGTCGCTTCTGTAAGCAACCGGTACCGTAATTCGTTCCGCCGCGCCTGCTCGTACAGCCGGGCGCGGGAAATAGCCTGAGCGCAGTGCGTGGCGAGTGTCGTGAGAAACGTCCGTTCGGGCTGATCGAACCGGCGTGGCTGCTCGTAGCTGAAGGCCAGAACTCCCAGGACCGGGCCGCCGTTCACCTGGAGCGGCAGGCAGGTGAGACTGTGAAACCCCGTTCGGGCGCGCAGGTCCGCGAATCGCTCGTGGGCCTCCTCAGCCGTGAGGAAGAGCGGCTCACCGGTGCGCTGGACGTGCGCCATGGGCAGATCCAGGTTGGTTGAGAAGGTCGCCCAGCGCTGCGTCAATGGTGCCTCGTACCCGAGGTGGTGGGTCAGGGAAAGGGTCTGCCCCGCCGCGTCCGTCAGCGCAATGACACCCCCGTACTGGCCCCAGTCACTCCGCGCTGAGTGCAGGATGGCGTGCGCCACTTCGTCCGGCGTGGCTGCAGCGTTGAGCAGCGCGTTGAGCGCCAGGAGATTGTCGTGATACTGCTTCGCCCGCTTCTGCTCGGTAACGTCTCGGAATAGAACGCCAATCCCTTCAGGTGTGGGAAAGATGCGCAATTGTGTCCACAGATCGAGGGGTGGGTAGTACTCCTCACATTGAACCTCAACGCCCTCGTGCATGGCGCGGCGGTACAACGGTCCGAATCGCTCAACGGTATCGGGATAGACCTCCCAGATGACCTGGCCAAGCAACTCCTGAGCCCGCCGGCCCAGCACGTTCAAGGCGGCTGGATTGAC
This genomic interval carries:
- a CDS encoding EAL domain-containing protein, with product MSEQFPMPPPHYLDVISDGYLALDHEWRYLYVNPAALNVLGRRAQELLGQVIWEVYPDTVERFGPLYRRAMHEGVEVQCEEYYPPLDLWTQLRIFPTPEGIGVLFRDVTEQKRAKQYHDNLLALNALLNAAATPDEVAHAILHSARSDWGQYGGVIALTDAAGQTLSLTHHLGYEAPLTQRWATFSTNLDLPMAHVQRTGEPLFLTAEEAHERFADLRARTGFHSLTCLPLQVNGGPVLGVLAFSYEQPRRFDQPERTFLTTLATHCAQAISRARLYEQARRNELRYRLLTEATSAFTWTSNADLWITEPQPTWSAYTGQTDEQTLGDGWLNAIHPADRPDLHRQMIEGQRQGGPFRLHARVRRADGAYRAIVSNVIPLPSPAHGGPVLMGVVQDVTEEQERAQVLAERHRLIEVLAHDTQPATLANRIIQETAGLMEAAHVALLTCSAASRDCVMLASFGTPPISPVPMQRDLLLRARGTLHDLPNHPRTHLLVLPTRSEWTAALLITLLDDLHVADPRPARLQDVAGLFGAALERAELLRNLSEREAHARSIIEALQEGVVLIQPDGNVTFLNDNARQMLRMPDNQTGRPLTELDFVDQHHLPISPERLPSSRALQGERIFGDIMGHQNGGAVTWWSVHATPLPTPVGGALQAVMSIQDVTHQINLQRELERQAARDELTGLPNRRSFAARLTAALDGSSEASLWAVLLLDLDHFKDVNDVMGHQVGDEVLEHVAARLTQLLGDQPQSMAARLSGDEFGMLIPVQSRQEAAVFADRVLQHLSEPVTVSGYDLHLAASIGVTVAPADGRTVRDLLRGADLAMYRAKGSGRNTLSLFDVELAQQRERRHQVSLELRSALERDALHLQYQPIQTLNEGRLVAVEALARWHSPVLGVVSPAEFIAVAEDTGQILKLGEWVLNAAVRQATAWWRSAGRRVRVSVNVSPLQFLHADFAQVTRAALRAAHLPAEMLQLEITESTVMRDVARTRRQCEELRAMGVRLALDDFGTGYSSLSTLHSLDFHLLKLDRSFVWGLEGDTRREALLRSVVTLAESLSMEIVAEGIETESQRRLLIELGCQLGQGFYLARPLNANDVEQVWGD